One Mustela nigripes isolate SB6536 chromosome 5, MUSNIG.SB6536, whole genome shotgun sequence DNA segment encodes these proteins:
- the CCN2 gene encoding CCN family member 2, translating into MSAAGLGPVRCAFVLLLALCGRHAAGQDCGGSCLCAAAPAPSCPAGVSLVLDGCGCCRVCAKQLGELCTERDPCDPHKGLFCDFGSPANRKIGVCTAKDGAPCVFGGTVYRSGESFQSSCKYQCTCLDGAVGCVPLCSMDVRLPSPDCPFPRRVKLPGKCCEEWVCDEPKDHTVVGPALAAYRLEDTFGPDPTMIRANCLVQTTEWSACSKTCGMGISTRVTNDNAFCRLEKQSRLCMVRPCGADLEESIKKGKKCIRTPKISKPVKFELSGCTSVKTYRAKFCGVCTDGRCCTPHRTTTLPVEFKCPDGEVMKKNMMFIKTCACHYNCPGDNDIFESLYYRKMYGDMA; encoded by the exons ATGTCCGCCGCCGGCCTGGGCCCCGTCCGCTGCGCCTTCGTGCTCCTGCTCGCCCTCTGCGGCCGG CACGCCGCCGGCCAGGACTGCGGCGGCTCTTGCCTGTGTGCGGCCGCGCCGGCGCCCAGCTGCCCGGCCGGCGTCAGCCTCGTACTGGACGGCTGCGGCTGCTGCCGCGTGTGCGCCAAGCAACTGGGCGAGCTGTGCACCGAGCGCGACCCTTGCGACCCGCACAAGGGCCTCTTCTGCGACTTCGGCTCTCCGGCCAACCGCAAGATCGGCGTGTGCACCG cTAAAGATGGTGCCCCCTGCGTCTTTGGAGGAACGGTCTACCGGAGTGGAGAGtctttccaaagcagctgcaagTACCAGTGCACTTGCCTGGACGGGGCGGTGGGCTGCGTGCCCCTGTGTAGCATGGACGTCCGCCTGCCCAGCCCTGACTGCCCCTTCCCGCGGAGGGTCAAGCTGCCTGGGAAATGCTGCGAGGAGTGGGTGTGCGATGAGCCCAAGGACCACACGGTGGTTGGCCCAGCCCTTGCCG CTTACCGACTGGAAGACACGTTTGGCCCAGACCCAACTATGATCCGGGCCAACTGCCTGGTCCAGACCACAGAGTGGAGTGCCTGTTCCAAGACCTGCGGGATGGGCATCTCCACCCGCGTTACCAATGACAACGCCTTCTGCAGGCTGGAGAAGCAGAGCCGCCTCTGCATGGTCAGGCCTTGCGGAGCTGACCTGGAAGAAAGCATTAAG AAGGGCAAAAAGTGCATCCGTACCCCCAAAATCTCCAAGCCTGTCAAGTTTGAGCTTTCTGGCTGTACCAGCGTGAAGACGTACCGGGCTAAGTTCTGTGGCGTCTGCACCGATGGCCGGTGCTGCACCCCCCACAGAACCACAACTCTTCCTGTGGAGTTCAAGTGCCCTGACGGGGAGGTCATGAAGAAGAACATGATGTTCATCAAGACCTGTGCCTGCCATTACAACTGTCCCGGAGACAATGACATCTTTGAGTCCCTGTACTACAGGAAGATGTATGGAGACATGGCATAA